Within the Selenomonadales bacterium genome, the region TAAAGCTGTAATCAGAAACAGCTTCCGACTCTATTCGTCGGAAGCTGCTGGTTATTCCCATTCGCTCCGACCTCGGCAGGCGGATCACTCCATTACACATACCTGCTGTCTACAGTCTAATTTTTGCTATTGAGTTATTCCAAACCAAAATTAGTCTTTTTTGGCGGAGGCTTTCAGCGGATTAACCTTTATTCCAGGGCCCATGGTCGATGCAACCGTTACGGAACGGATGTACTGACCTTTTGCAGCCGCAGGTTTTACTTTATTCAATGTGTCGATCAACGTAGCCATGTTGTCAACGAGTTTATCTGCATCGAAGGATGCTTTACCGATCGGAGCATGGATGATACCAGCTTTGTCCGTGCGGTATTCGATTTTACCGGCTTTGATCTCGTTGATCGCACGAGTCAGATCCATCGTAACGGTTCCGACTTTCGGGTTCGGCATAAGACCTTTAGGACCGAGGATTCGACCCAAACGACCTACCGTACCCATCATGTCCGGCGTAGCAACTGCTACGTCGAATTCAGTCCAGCCGCCCT harbors:
- the rplA gene encoding 50S ribosomal protein L1, which produces MGKKYQEAAKLVEDRLYEAAEAIELAKKTAVAKFDETIEVAVRLGVDVKHADQQVRGAVVLPHGTGKSKTVLVFAKGDKVKEAEAAGADFVGSDELVAKIQGGWTEFDVAVATPDMMGTVGRLGRILGPKGLMPNPKVGTVTMDLTRAINEIKAGKIEYRTDKAGIIHAPIGKASFDADKLVDNMATLIDTLNKVKPAAAKGQYIRSVTVASTMGPGIKVNPLKASAKKD